One part of the Arabidopsis thaliana chromosome 1 sequence genome encodes these proteins:
- a CDS encoding ARM repeat superfamily protein (ARM repeat superfamily protein; FUNCTIONS IN: binding; LOCATED IN: cellular_component unknown; EXPRESSED IN: 22 plant structures; EXPRESSED DURING: 13 growth stages; CONTAINS InterPro DOMAIN/s: Armadillo-like helical (InterPro:IPR011989), Armadillo (InterPro:IPR000225), Armadillo-type fold (InterPro:IPR016024); BEST Arabidopsis thaliana protein match is: ARM repeat superfamily protein (TAIR:AT2G45720.2); Has 3429 Blast hits to 2144 proteins in 215 species: Archae - 2; Bacteria - 14; Metazoa - 502; Fungi - 465; Plants - 2072; Viruses - 0; Other Eukaryotes - 374 (source: NCBI BLink).), with product MGTMAELGTMGKFGAMAEEQQVNQMIMDKQSVEEWLSRVNSLIPSVLSKAKTVKKFTGRWKTIISKIEQIPACLSDLSSHPCFSKNKLCNEQLQSVAKTLSEVIELAEQCSTDKYEGKLRMQSDLDSLSGKLDLNLRDCGVLIKTGVLGEATLPLYISSSSETPKISSLKELLARLQIGHLESKHNALESLLGAMQEDEKMVLMPLIGRANVAALVQLLTATSTRIREKAVNLISVLAESGHCDEWLISEGVLPPLVRLIESGSLETKEKAAIAIQRLSMTEENAREIAGHGGITPLIDLCKTGDSVSQAASAAALKNMSAVSELRQLLAEEGIIRVSIDLLNHGILLGSREHMAECLQNLTAASDALREAIVSEGGVPSLLAYLDGPLPQQPAVTALRNLIPSVNPEIWVALNLLPRLRHVLKSGSLGAQQAAASAICRFACSPETKRLVGESGCIPEIVKLLESKSNGCREAAAQAIAGLVAEGRIRRELKKDGKSVLTNLVMLLDSNPGNTAKKYAVAGLLGMSGSEKSKKMMVSYGAIGYLKKLSEMEVMGADKLLEKLERGKLRSFFHR from the coding sequence ATGGGAACAATGGCAGAATTGGGAACCATGGGAAAATTTGGAGCCATGGCAGAAGAGCAGCAAGTTAACCAGATGATCATGGATAAACAATCAGTAGAAGAATGGCTATCGCGCGTCAACTCGCTAATACCATCCGTCCTCAGCAAGGCAAAAACGGTTAAGAAGTTTACAGGAAGATGGAAGACGATCATCTCGAAGATCGAACAGATACCAGCTTGTTTATCTGACCTCTCAAGCCACCCTTGCTTCTCCAAGAACAAGCTCTGCAACGAGCAGTTGCAATCTGTGGCTAAGACGCTTAGTGAAGTGATAGAGCTTGCAGAGCAGTGTTCAACTGACAAGTATGAAGGGAAGCTGCGTATGCAGAGCGATCTAGATTCTTTATCCGGAAAACTGGATTTGAATCTAAGAGACTGTGGGGTTTTGATCAAGACCGGCGTTCTCGGTGAAGCTACGTTACCTCTTTACATTTCAAGTTCATCGGAAACACCCAAAATTTCCAGTTTAAAAGAACTTCTAGCGAGGCTACAGATCGGTCACTTGGAATCAAAACACAATGCTCTCGAAAGCCTCCTTGGTGCAAtgcaagaagatgaaaagatGGTTCTTATGCCTTTGATCGGACGAGCCAACGTTGCAGCTTTAGTTCAGCTGCTAACAGCAACTTCGACAAGAATCAGAGAGAAAGCGGTGAATCTGATCAGTGTATTAGCAGAATCAGGACACTGCGACGAATGGCTTATCTCCGAAGGTGTATTGCCTCCGTTAGTGAGACTAATCGAATCAGGGAGTcttgaaaccaaagaaaaagctGCGATTGCGATCCAGAGACTGTCCATGACAGAGGAAAACGCACGGGAAATCGCAGGACACGGCGGAATCACACCGCTTATAGATCTCTGTAAAACAGGGGATTCTGTGTCACAAGCTGCGTCTGCAGCTGCTCTGAAGAACATGTCAGCAGTTTCAGAGCTGAGACAATTGCTTGCGGAAGAAGGAATAATTAGAGTCTCGATCGATCTTCTAAACCATGGGATATTGTTAGGATCAAGAGAACACATGGCCGAGTGTTTGCAGAATCTCACTGCAGCGAGCGACGCTCTACGTGAAGCCATTGTCTCAGAAGGCGGAGTTCCGAGTCTCTTGGCTTATCTCGACGGTCCGTTGCCGCAACAACCGGCGGTAACGGCACTGAGAAATCTAATCCCGTCGGTGAATCCAGAGATATGGGTGGCTCTCAATTTGCTTCCACGATTGAGGCATGTACTCAAGTCAGGATCTTTAGGCGCGCAACAAGCAGCAGCATCGGCTATTTGCCGTTTCGCTTGCTCGCCGGAGACGAAAAGGCTAGTGGGAGAATCCGGTTGCATCCCGGAGATCGTGAAACTTCTGGAATCGAAGTCAAACGGATGTCGAGAAGCGGCGGCTCAGGCGATCGCTGGATTGGTAGCGGAAGGAAGGATTCGACGGGAACTGAAGAAAGACGGGAAGAGCGTTCTGACGAATTTGGTGATGTTATTGGATTCAAACCCTGGAAACACGGCGAAGAAGTACGCCGTGGCGGGGCTGTTGGGGATGTCGGGAAGCGAGAAGAGTAAGAAAATGATGGTGTCGTACGGAGCAATAGGGTATCTGAAGAAGCTGTCGGAGATGGAAGTAATGGGCGCCGATAAGCTTCTCGAGAAGCTTGAAAGAGGAAAGCTAAGAAGCTTCTTTCACCGGTAA
- a CDS encoding AP2-like ethylene-responsive transcription factor SNZ (unknown protein; Has 23 Blast hits to 23 proteins in 9 species: Archae - 0; Bacteria - 0; Metazoa - 0; Fungi - 0; Plants - 23; Viruses - 0; Other Eukaryotes - 0 (source: NCBI BLink).) encodes MASIEQVAELISSLEQATLMAQQIGTTVGQNQLLQISSLRIAHQRLSAFLASIPTAEAEKSFSSVEPMQLGEEEKGEAEPAEEERYSAIEKVEEKMRECFIRNKRLKRPLSPSSAVVETSATEERSGRDYGFDSDPHATKLRALDLIYQFHA; translated from the coding sequence ATGGCAAGTATAGAGCAAGTAGCTGAGCTGATATCATCGCTGGAGCAAGCAACTTTAATGGCACAGCAAATCGGAACCACCGTTGGACAGAACCAGTTACTCCAAATTTCCTCTCTCCGCATAGCCCACCAACGCCTCTCTGCCTTCCTAGCCTCCATACCAACGGCGGAAGCTGAGAAATCTTTCTCCTCCGTGGAGCCGATGCAattaggagaagaagagaaaggagaggCTGAGCCTGCTGAAGAGGAGAGATACTCGGCGATAGAGAAGGTGGAGGAGAAGATGAGAGAGTGTTTCATTAGAAACAAGAGACTCAAGCGGCCACTGTCTCCCTCGTCGGCTGTGGTGGAGACTTCGGCGACGGAAGAGAGGAGTGGCCGTGATTATGGGTTTGATTCCGACCCACATGCCACCAAGTTGAGAGCTTTGGATCTTATCTACCAGTTTCATGCTTGA
- the PFC1 gene encoding Ribosomal RNA adenine dimethylase family protein (PALEFACE 1 (PFC1); FUNCTIONS IN: mRNA (2'-O-methyladenosine-N6-)-methyltransferase activity; INVOLVED IN: response to cold; LOCATED IN: chloroplast; EXPRESSED IN: 22 plant structures; EXPRESSED DURING: 13 growth stages; CONTAINS InterPro DOMAIN/s: Ribosomal RNA adenine methylase transferase, N-terminal (InterPro:IPR020598), Ribosomal RNA adenine methylase transferase, conserved site (InterPro:IPR020596), Ribosomal RNA adenine methylase transferase (InterPro:IPR001737); BEST Arabidopsis thaliana protein match is: Ribosomal RNA adenine dimethylase family protein (TAIR:AT5G66360.2); Has 9632 Blast hits to 9628 proteins in 3006 species: Archae - 228; Bacteria - 6144; Metazoa - 264; Fungi - 142; Plants - 116; Viruses - 0; Other Eukaryotes - 2738 (source: NCBI BLink).): MMNAVITSATINCNSLSPSWTCGDNSPSKLLLGEISAALSRRRTVKVSCGKSSPDDYHSTLKSLNSRGRFPRKSLGQHYMLNSDINDQLASAADVKEGDFVLEIGPGTGSLTNVLINLGATVLAIEKDPHMVDLVSERFAGSDKFKVLQEDFVKCHIRSHMLSILETRRLSHPDSALAKVVSNLPFNISTDVVKLLLPMGDIFSKVVLLLQDEAALRLVEPALRTSEYRPINILINFYSEPEYNFRVPRENFFPQPKVDAAVVTFKLKHPRDYPDVSSTKNFFSLVNSAFNGKRKMLRKSLQHISSSPDIEKALGVAGLPATSRPEELTLDDFVKLHNVIARE, from the exons ATGATGAATGCGGTAATAACATCAGCCACCATCAACTGCAACTCTCTGTCGCCGTCATGGACATGCGGAGACAATTCGCCGTCAAAGCTTCTGTTGGGGGAAATATCTGCCGCGTTATCACGACGGAGGACCGTGAAGGTGTCATGCGGCAAGAGCAGCCCAGATGATTACCACTCAACCCTCAAATCACTCAATTCTCGTGGTCGGTTTCCCAGAAAGTCCCTCGGCCAG CATTACATGTTGAATTCGGACATCAACGACCAGCTAGCCTCTGCGGCTGATGTGAAAGAAGGAGATTTTGTATTAGAGATTGGTCCTGGGACTGGTTCTTTAACCAATGTCCTTATCAATTTAGGTGCTACAGTTCTTGCCATCGAAAAG GATCCTCATATGGTTGATTTGGTGAGCGAACGATTTGCTGGTTCTGACAAGTTCAAGGTTTTGCAAGAGGATTTTGTCAAGTGTCACATCCGTTCTCACATGCTCTCCATTTTAGAGACTAGAAGGTTATCACATCCAGATTCTGCTCTTGCAAAG GTTGTTTCCAATTTACCTTTCAATATAAGTACTGATGTTGTGAAGCTTCTACTTCCTATGGGTGATATCTTCTCAAAAGTTGTTCTCTTACTCCAG GACGAGGCAGCATTGCGATTGGTTGAACCAGCACTGCGAACATCTGAATACCGTCCCATCAACATTTTGATCAACTTCTATTCTG AACCGGAATACAATTTCAGAGTTCCTAGGGAAAACTTCTTCCCTCAGCCCAAg GTTGATGCTGCTGTCGTAACATTCAAGCTGAAGCATCCGAGGGACTATCCTGATGTTTCCTCCACCaaaaatttcttctctttg GTGAATTCTGCATTCAATGGGAAGAGGAAAATGTTGAGAAAGTCCCTCCAGCACATATCATCATCTCCTGATATCGAAAAAGCACTAGGAGTTGCTGGTCTTCCAGCCACT TCAAGGCCTGAAGAGCTTACCTTGGATGACTTTGTCAAGTTGCATAACGTAATCGCCAGAGAATAA
- the PFC1 gene encoding Ribosomal RNA adenine dimethylase family protein, which translates to MLNSDINDQLASAADVKEGDFVLEIGPGTGSLTNVLINLGATVLAIEKDPHMVDLVSERFAGSDKFKVLQEDFVKCHIRSHMLSILETRRLSHPDSALAKVVSNLPFNISTDVVKLLLPMGDIFSKVVLLLQDEAALRLVEPALRTSEYRPINILINFYSEPEYNFRVPRENFFPQPKVDAAVVTFKLKHPRDYPDVSSTKNFFSLVNSAFNGKRKMLRKSLQHISSSPDIEKALGVAGLPATSRPEELTLDDFVKLHNVIARE; encoded by the exons ATGTTGAATTCGGACATCAACGACCAGCTAGCCTCTGCGGCTGATGTGAAAGAAGGAGATTTTGTATTAGAGATTGGTCCTGGGACTGGTTCTTTAACCAATGTCCTTATCAATTTAGGTGCTACAGTTCTTGCCATCGAAAAG GATCCTCATATGGTTGATTTGGTGAGCGAACGATTTGCTGGTTCTGACAAGTTCAAGGTTTTGCAAGAGGATTTTGTCAAGTGTCACATCCGTTCTCACATGCTCTCCATTTTAGAGACTAGAAGGTTATCACATCCAGATTCTGCTCTTGCAAAG GTTGTTTCCAATTTACCTTTCAATATAAGTACTGATGTTGTGAAGCTTCTACTTCCTATGGGTGATATCTTCTCAAAAGTTGTTCTCTTACTCCAG GACGAGGCAGCATTGCGATTGGTTGAACCAGCACTGCGAACATCTGAATACCGTCCCATCAACATTTTGATCAACTTCTATTCTG AACCGGAATACAATTTCAGAGTTCCTAGGGAAAACTTCTTCCCTCAGCCCAAg GTTGATGCTGCTGTCGTAACATTCAAGCTGAAGCATCCGAGGGACTATCCTGATGTTTCCTCCACCaaaaatttcttctctttg GTGAATTCTGCATTCAATGGGAAGAGGAAAATGTTGAGAAAGTCCCTCCAGCACATATCATCATCTCCTGATATCGAAAAAGCACTAGGAGTTGCTGGTCTTCCAGCCACT TCAAGGCCTGAAGAGCTTACCTTGGATGACTTTGTCAAGTTGCATAACGTAATCGCCAGAGAATAA
- the PFC1 gene encoding Ribosomal RNA adenine dimethylase family protein: MMNAVITSATINCNSLSPSWTCGDNSPSKLLLGEISAALSRRRTVKVSCGKSSPDDYHSTLKSLNSRGRFPRKSLGQHYMLNSDINDQLASAADVKEGDFVLEIGPGTGSLTNVLINLGATVLAIEKDPHMVDLVSERFAGSDKFKVLQEDFVKCHIRSHMLSILETRRLSHPDSALAKVVSNLPFNISTDVVKLLLPMGDIFSKVVLLLQDEAALRLVEPALRTSEYRPINILINFYSEPEYNFRVPRENFFPQPKVDAAVVTFKLKHPRDYPDVSSTKNFFSLVNSAFNGKRKMLRKSLQHISSSPDIEKALGVAGLPATVSNLSHVLYEVLGSSSLHENLSSF, encoded by the exons ATGATGAATGCGGTAATAACATCAGCCACCATCAACTGCAACTCTCTGTCGCCGTCATGGACATGCGGAGACAATTCGCCGTCAAAGCTTCTGTTGGGGGAAATATCTGCCGCGTTATCACGACGGAGGACCGTGAAGGTGTCATGCGGCAAGAGCAGCCCAGATGATTACCACTCAACCCTCAAATCACTCAATTCTCGTGGTCGGTTTCCCAGAAAGTCCCTCGGCCAG CATTACATGTTGAATTCGGACATCAACGACCAGCTAGCCTCTGCGGCTGATGTGAAAGAAGGAGATTTTGTATTAGAGATTGGTCCTGGGACTGGTTCTTTAACCAATGTCCTTATCAATTTAGGTGCTACAGTTCTTGCCATCGAAAAG GATCCTCATATGGTTGATTTGGTGAGCGAACGATTTGCTGGTTCTGACAAGTTCAAGGTTTTGCAAGAGGATTTTGTCAAGTGTCACATCCGTTCTCACATGCTCTCCATTTTAGAGACTAGAAGGTTATCACATCCAGATTCTGCTCTTGCAAAG GTTGTTTCCAATTTACCTTTCAATATAAGTACTGATGTTGTGAAGCTTCTACTTCCTATGGGTGATATCTTCTCAAAAGTTGTTCTCTTACTCCAG GACGAGGCAGCATTGCGATTGGTTGAACCAGCACTGCGAACATCTGAATACCGTCCCATCAACATTTTGATCAACTTCTATTCTG AACCGGAATACAATTTCAGAGTTCCTAGGGAAAACTTCTTCCCTCAGCCCAAg GTTGATGCTGCTGTCGTAACATTCAAGCTGAAGCATCCGAGGGACTATCCTGATGTTTCCTCCACCaaaaatttcttctctttg GTGAATTCTGCATTCAATGGGAAGAGGAAAATGTTGAGAAAGTCCCTCCAGCACATATCATCATCTCCTGATATCGAAAAAGCACTAGGAGTTGCTGGTCTTCCAGCCACTGTGAGTAATCTCTCTCATGTCTTATATGAGGTCTTGGGTAGCAGCAGTTTACACGAGAATCTTAGCTCGTTCTAA
- the PFC1 gene encoding Ribosomal RNA adenine dimethylase family protein, with translation MLNSDINDQLASAADVKEGDFVLEIGPGTGSLTNVLINLGATVLAIEKDPHMVDLVSERFAGSDKFKVLQEDFVKCHIRSHMLSILETRRLSHPDSALAKVVSNLPFNISTDVVKLLLPMGDIFSKVVLLLQDEAALRLVEPALRTSEYRPINILINFYSEPEYNFRVPRENFFPQPKVDAAVVTFKLKHPRDYPDVSSTKNFFSLVNSAFNGKRKMLRKSLQHISSSPDIEKALGVAGLPATVSNLSHVLYEVLGSSSLHENLSSF, from the exons ATGTTGAATTCGGACATCAACGACCAGCTAGCCTCTGCGGCTGATGTGAAAGAAGGAGATTTTGTATTAGAGATTGGTCCTGGGACTGGTTCTTTAACCAATGTCCTTATCAATTTAGGTGCTACAGTTCTTGCCATCGAAAAG GATCCTCATATGGTTGATTTGGTGAGCGAACGATTTGCTGGTTCTGACAAGTTCAAGGTTTTGCAAGAGGATTTTGTCAAGTGTCACATCCGTTCTCACATGCTCTCCATTTTAGAGACTAGAAGGTTATCACATCCAGATTCTGCTCTTGCAAAG GTTGTTTCCAATTTACCTTTCAATATAAGTACTGATGTTGTGAAGCTTCTACTTCCTATGGGTGATATCTTCTCAAAAGTTGTTCTCTTACTCCAG GACGAGGCAGCATTGCGATTGGTTGAACCAGCACTGCGAACATCTGAATACCGTCCCATCAACATTTTGATCAACTTCTATTCTG AACCGGAATACAATTTCAGAGTTCCTAGGGAAAACTTCTTCCCTCAGCCCAAg GTTGATGCTGCTGTCGTAACATTCAAGCTGAAGCATCCGAGGGACTATCCTGATGTTTCCTCCACCaaaaatttcttctctttg GTGAATTCTGCATTCAATGGGAAGAGGAAAATGTTGAGAAAGTCCCTCCAGCACATATCATCATCTCCTGATATCGAAAAAGCACTAGGAGTTGCTGGTCTTCCAGCCACTGTGAGTAATCTCTCTCATGTCTTATATGAGGTCTTGGGTAGCAGCAGTTTACACGAGAATCTTAGCTCGTTCTAA
- the PFC1 gene encoding Ribosomal RNA adenine dimethylase family protein yields MMNAVITSATINCNSLSPSWTCGDNSPSKLLLGEISAALSRRRTVKVSCGKSSPDDYHSTLKSLNSRGRFPRKSLGQHYMLNSDINDQLASAADVKEGDFVLEIGPGTGSLTNVLINLGATVLAIEKDPHMVDLVSERFAGSDKFKVLQEDFVKCHIRSHMLSILETRRLSHPDSALAKVVSNLPFNISTDVVKLLLPMGDIFSKVVLLLQDEAALRLVEPALRTSEYRPINILINFYSGTYLFHY; encoded by the exons ATGATGAATGCGGTAATAACATCAGCCACCATCAACTGCAACTCTCTGTCGCCGTCATGGACATGCGGAGACAATTCGCCGTCAAAGCTTCTGTTGGGGGAAATATCTGCCGCGTTATCACGACGGAGGACCGTGAAGGTGTCATGCGGCAAGAGCAGCCCAGATGATTACCACTCAACCCTCAAATCACTCAATTCTCGTGGTCGGTTTCCCAGAAAGTCCCTCGGCCAG CATTACATGTTGAATTCGGACATCAACGACCAGCTAGCCTCTGCGGCTGATGTGAAAGAAGGAGATTTTGTATTAGAGATTGGTCCTGGGACTGGTTCTTTAACCAATGTCCTTATCAATTTAGGTGCTACAGTTCTTGCCATCGAAAAG GATCCTCATATGGTTGATTTGGTGAGCGAACGATTTGCTGGTTCTGACAAGTTCAAGGTTTTGCAAGAGGATTTTGTCAAGTGTCACATCCGTTCTCACATGCTCTCCATTTTAGAGACTAGAAGGTTATCACATCCAGATTCTGCTCTTGCAAAG GTTGTTTCCAATTTACCTTTCAATATAAGTACTGATGTTGTGAAGCTTCTACTTCCTATGGGTGATATCTTCTCAAAAGTTGTTCTCTTACTCCAG GACGAGGCAGCATTGCGATTGGTTGAACCAGCACTGCGAACATCTGAATACCGTCCCATCAACATTTTGATCAACTTCTATTCTGGTACGTACTTGTTCCATTATTGA
- a CDS encoding 5'-3' exonuclease family protein encodes MGVGGNFWDLLRPYAQQQGFDFLRNKRVAVDLSFWIVQHETAVKGFVLKPHLRLTFFRTINLFSKFGAYPVFVVDGTPSPLKSQARISRFFRSSGIDTCNLPVIKDGVSVERNKLFSEWVRECVELLELLGIPVLKANGEAEALCAQLNSQGFVDACITPDSDAFLFGAMCVIKDIKPNSREPFECYHMSHIESGLGLKRKHLIAISLLVGNDYDSGGVLGIGVDKALRIVREFSEDQVLERLQDIGNGLQPAVPGGIKSGDDGEEFRSEMKKRSPHCSRCGHLGSKRTHFKSSCEHCGCDSGCIKKPLGFRCECSFCSKDRDLREQKKTNDWWIKVCDKIALAPEFPNRKIIELYLSDGLMTGDGSSMSWGTPDTGMLVDLMVFKLHWDPSYVRKMLLPMLSTIYLREKARNNTGYALLCDQYEFHSIKCIKTRYGHQSFVIRWRKPKSTSGYSHSHSEPEESIVVLEEEEESVDPLDGLNEPQVQNDNGDCFLLTDECIGLVQSAFPDETEHFLHEKKLRESKKKNVSEEETATPRATTMGVQRSITDFYRSAKKAAAGQSIETGGSSKASAEKKRQATSTSSSNLTKSVRRRLLFG; translated from the exons ATGGGTGTGGGAGGCAATTTCTGGGATTTGCTGAGACCATATGCTCAGCAACAAGGCTTTGATTTTCTCAGAAACAAACGAGTCGCTGTTGATCTCTCCTTCTGGATCGTTCAGCATGAAACCGCTGTTAAGGGTTTCGTCCTTAAACCTCACCTCCGACTCACTTTCTTCCGTACTATCAACCTCTTCTCAAAg TTTGGAGCGTACCCGGTTTTTGTGGTTGATGGAACACCATCACCTTTGAAATCTCAGGCGAGAATCTCCAGGTTTTTCCGTTCTTCTGGAATTGATACTTGTAATCTACCTGTGATTAAAGATGGTGTCTCGGTTGAGAGAAACAAGCTGTTTTCTGAATGGGTTAGGGAATGTGTG GAGCTACTCGAATTGCTCGGTATTCCGGTGCTGAAAGCTAATGGTGAGGCTGAAGCTCTCTGTGCACAGTTAAACAGCCAAGGTTTTGTGGATGCTTGCATTACTCCTGATAGTGATGCTTTCCTTTTTGGTGCTATGTGCGTGATCAAAGACATCAAGCCTAATTCAAGA GAACCTTTTGAATGCTACCATATGTCACATATCGAGTCTGGCCTCGGTTTGAAGCGGAAACACTTGATTGCTATTTCTCTATTGGTGGGAAACGATTATGATTCAGGCGGTGTTCTTGGGATTGGTGTGGATAAAGCACTGCGCATTGTTCGTGAGTTTTCTGAAGACCAAGTACTTGAAAG ACTACAGGACATTGGAAATGGGTTGCAACCTGCAGTTCCTGGTGGAATCAAATCCGGGGATGATGGTGAAGAATTCCGCTCAGAGATGAAAAAAAGATCTCCTCACTGTTCCCGTTGTGGACACCTGGGCAGCAAGAGAACTCATTTTAAGTCCTCTTGTGAGCACTGCGGTTGTGATAGTGGTTGCATTAAAAAACCATTAGGGTTTAGATGTGAATGCTCCTTTTGTTCCAAGGATCGAGATTTAagggaacaaaagaaaaccaatgaTTGGTGGATCAAAGTCTGCGATAAGATTGCTCTAGCGCCAGAGTTTCCCAACAGAAAGATTATTGAACTTTATCTATCCGATGGTTTGATGACAG GAGATGGATCGTCAATGTCTTGGGGAACTCCTGATACTGGAATGCTAGTGGATCTCATGGTTTTCAAACTGCACTGGGACCCATCTTATGTTAGAAAAATGTTGCTTCCGATGCTGTCGACCATTTATCTGAGAGAAAAGGCAAGAAACAACACAGGATACGCTTTGTTGTGTGATCAATACGAATTTCATTCAATCAAGTGCATAAAAACTAGATATGGGCATCAGTCCTTTGTAATAAGGTGGAGAAAACCCAAATCTACAAGTGGTTATAGTCATAGTCACAGCGAGCCAGAAGAATCAATTGTTgtattggaagaagaagaagagtctgTTGATCCGTTGGATGGTTTAAATGAACCTCAGGTGCAAAATGATAATGGTGACTGCTTCTTGCTAACTGATGAATGCATAGGACTTGTTCAGTCTGCTTTCCCTGATGAAACAGAGCATTTTCTACATGAGAAG AAACTGAGAGAgtcgaaaaagaagaatgtttctgaagaagaaacagcaACACCAAGAGCAACAACAATGGGTGTACAAAGAAGCATTACCGATTTCTACCGTTCAGCGAAGAAAGCAGCAGCAGGTCAAAGTATAGAGACAGGCGGGAGTTCAAAAGCTTCTGCGGAAAAGAAGAGACAGGCAACTTCTACTAGTAGTAGTAACCTTACAAAGTCGGTCAGGCGTCGTCTCTTGTTTGGATAG